TTTTCTTAATGCAGGAACCTTTACCTGGTTACAGGGAGAAGGTTATCAAGAGATATGTCAAGAGCTTAATTTCCACATACCCTTACTGGAATAGGACTTTAGGTGCTGATCACTTTTTTGTCAGTTGCCATAACATTGGCAGCACGGCTACTAAAAAATCCCGTTTCTTCCTTGAAGAATGCAATTCGACTTGTGTGTTCACCAAGTTAAATGATTCAACTATATTCCACAGAAGGATGTTGCCCTCCCACAAAATACTGAGCTCTCCTCGCCTCCATGAATGGAGATGACGATGTGGAACAGGTAATCTCTTATGTTGTAACCACTTTGTGTTATATCCTTGAGTGGGGTGCTTATCGAAAGCATTTATTGCAAATTTCAATTCCCGATTTTCCATGAACATTTTTTGAAACTATACTCCTTAAGTGAGCTCAAATACTGAACTTCAGAAACCTGATGCAACTTGCCAGGTCAACTGTGGAGTCTCGCCCTCTCCTGCTGTCCCAAGAGATGATAAACCCTCCCAGGTAGTGAGATATTTACCAAATTTAGCTGTTCTGAATGATTTTTGCGCATCTGAACAAAAGTAAAATCTGGCATTAGAGTTCCCTGCAATTGTCACGCGCCTATGGGCAGGATTTTCTCTCTTGATAATGATTTTATAACTTGGGAGTCGCATTCTTGAGCATTCATCAAATAGGCTGCAGTGATTAATTCTTTGTTATACATCTTGAATTCGATTTATGCTTTCATATTTCAAACTTCTCATTGAAAGTTTGTAGTTCATAACACATTAACAGAATCATTGATGCTTTGGCTAAGCTTCTGTGGAAAATATTGCAGGACTAAACTTGGTTTCTGGCTGGTTCTCCCAACATCGCACATTTCTTTTCATCCAATCCACGTATCAGTTTAATGTGATGTAAATATGTCTCTAtgtaatttaaaatgatttacaaCTAGATGTTTATCTACTGAGAAATTAGGAATATAAATCCATTTATGTTATATATACattcttacaaataaaaaaaggttaagttTAGATCTTTAATTCAACAATACATTCTAGTTGGTACACATCCAAAAAGATAACATTTTACAGAATCATTGATGCTTTGGCTAAGCTTCTGTGGAAAATTATTGCAGGACTAAACTTGGTTTCTGGGCTGGTTCTCCCAACTCAGATGTAAGGAAGAAACTCGTATTATTTCAAAAGGATTTTCAAGAATTTGAGTTCCATTTCGTCGAGAAATTAAAAGGGGCCACTGTGCTATACAATTTTGAAAAGGAAATATATCGGAGTAAGTTTTGCATCTGTCCTCGTGGGGAGACTCAAGTTGGTGGTGTTTGCTTATCAGAATCGATGGCTTTTGGATGTGTACCTGGTAAGAACGTTTCTCACAaggctttttctttttgttgaacaCTTCAAAAATGTTCATCCACGGCaacattttgaaaagtattCAGTTCTGATGATATCATGCAAGAACATTCTTATGTAAAGCatagataataaaatcaaagaaagggGCTGTGTATTTTACCCAGGCTGGTTTCCTTTTAAAGCAGTTCATGTGTGTCTTTCTGCAGTCGTCATGTCGGACTACTACGACTTGCCATTCAATGACATTCTTGACTGGGATAAATTCTCTGTAATTCTCAAAGAAGACGATGTTCTCGAACTGGAGAAAATTCTTAAATCCATACCAGAAGGAAAGTACgagaaaatgcatcaaaatgttCTTAAGGTagatatgaattttatctttatttgggATTAACTTTTTCATTCCCTAGATTCTACGGTGGCCTTCATGATTAACTGATATTAGCTTGAACTATGGAG
The genomic region above belongs to Populus alba chromosome 12, ASM523922v2, whole genome shotgun sequence and contains:
- the LOC118044848 gene encoding probable glycosyltransferase At3g42180; this translates as MTMWNRNLMQLARSTVESRPLLLSQEMINPPRTKLGFWAGSPNSDVRKKLVLFQKDFQEFEFHFVEKLKGATVLYNFEKEIYRSKFCICPRGETQVGGVCLSESMAFGCVPVVMSDYYDLPFNDILDWDKFSVILKEDDVLELEKILKSIPEGKYEKMHQNVLKVRKHFKWHSPPAKYDEFHLVMYELWKRRHIIRY